In Flavobacterium sp. GSB-24, the genomic window AATCTCTTGACTTTTATTGTAGAATTGTATTTAAGATTCAAAAGTTAAGTTAAAAAACTTAGTATCTTAGAACCTTAGTATCTTAGCAGCTTAATTAGCGCTTAAGTATTCAGCAGTACTAACTCTGTCTGCAGACATAGCTTCTTTACCAGCTTCCCAGTTTGCAGGACAAACTTCACCTTTAGTTTGGATGTGAGTGTAAGCATCAACCATTCTTAAGTATTCGTTTACGTTACGTCCTAATGGCATATCGTTTACACTTTCGTGGAAGATTTTTCCAGTTTCGTCAATAAGGTAAGTAGCTCTGTAAGTTACGTTTGAACCTTCGATGATAACTGAATCAGTATCTTCGCTGTAGCTTGTAGATTCGATATCAAGAATACCTAAAATGTTAGCTAAGTTACGGTTTGTATCAGCTAAAATTGGGTAAGTAACACCTTCGATTCCACCATTGTTTTTTGGAGTATTTAACCAAGCAAAGTGAACTTCATTTGTGTCACAAGAAGCACCAATTACGATAGTATTTCTTTGCTCAAATTCTGGTAATGCAGCTTGAAAGGCGTGTAATTCAGTTGGACATACAAAAGTAAAATCTTTTGGGTACCAAAACAATAATACTTTTTTGTTGTTGTTTACTGCTTCTTCAAAAATGTTGATTTTTAAATTGTCACCCATTTCTGAGATAGCATCTACTGCAATACTTGGGAATTTTTTTCCTACTAAAGACATATTTTTCGTTTTACGTTAAAAATTTATTTCTAGTGCAAAAGTAGGGCATAAGTACAGGTACTTACAATAAGATGTGATTATTAATATTTATAAGTTGATAGTATTTGATTATTAAGAATTGTAAGTTATTGGATATCAATATTTACAGGAAGAGTCCCATTGCAAGGAATATTTTCTAAAAATTGATTTCCTGCTGTTTTTTGAAATTCGTTAAAATCCTGATACGCCTGAATCAGCCCTGAAGCCTTTTTTAGATTCGGAATTATGGGCAAAACGTAGGGATTTCCGAAAACATAAACGATACTTTTTTTGGTTTGAAGCAAATCTGAAAGCAGCGCTAAAACTTCATCGTCAATTTCAAAATTGTTCATAGGTTTTGCCTTTGGAACAAATAATGAAATAATAATCGTTTCGAAATTTTCAAGTTCTTTTTTGATTGATGAAATATCAGAAGCTTCTAAATTTTCAAAAGCAAATTCTGGTGAAGGCAGCTTTGAATTTAATGTTTTGAAAAAAGTATTTTCAGTATTTTTATATAAACTTAGTTTTGCTAATTGATTATTTTTCTGTGCGTCAAATGCTAATTCTGTATTTGAATTATCTATAATTTTTGTAATTGAGTTTGCTGCAATTTCAAGATTTAATTTTGATGCACTTTCGAAATTTAACTCATCAGCAGTAAAAGTATTTTCAGAAAGAATTCCAGCTTTTTCTTTTGCTTTCATGATTCGGTTGAAGCTTTCTTCGATTCTTTCTGGCGAAGCATTTTTTAAGATTTCTTCAATTCCTTCTGGAACATTTTCGGCGAAGCATAAAACATCATTTCCAGCGTTAAAAGCTTCCCATTCTAAATGTCCTTTTGTTTCATATAATTTTGAAACGCTGTGCATATTTAAAGCATCAGAAATTACCAAACCGTCATAGCCTAATTTATCACGCAAAAGATCTTGAATAACAGCTTTTGATAATGTTGCAGATGTGTCTTTTCCATCATTTAAACTCGGAACCGCCAAATGACCAATCATAATCGAATCAACATTATTTTCAATTCCCTTAATGAATGGATACAATTCGTTTTCTAATAATTCTTCTAAAGTTTCTTTTAAAACTGGAAGTCCTAAATGCGAATCCACATTGGTGTTTCCGTGTCCAGGAAAATGCTTCAAACAGCCCAGAACACCAACTTCAGACATCCCCTTTAAATATTCAACTGCAAAATTGGCTACTTTTTCTTTGTTTTCACCAAAAGAACGATAACCAATAACAGGATTATTTGGATTATCATTGATGTCTGCCAAAGGCGATAAATTATACTGAATTCCAGCAGCTTTTAAATCTAAACCAATTTGTTTTCCAACTTCGTAAACTAAATTTGATTTACTTTCAGGCAATGCACCAAGCGTAATGGCATACGGATATTGAGGTGTTTTTTCAATTCGCATTGCCAATCCCCATTCCGCATCTATACTGATTAAAAGTGGGGTAGAAGCAGCTTTTTGATAACGAACAATTAAGGCTTTAATTTTTTTGTAGCTGTCATCGTTAAATACAACTTTCTTTTTGCTTTCATAATTGGTTGCAGCGCTCGCACGACTGTGAAAAAAGGTTAATCCGCCAATATTGTGTTCTTTAATAAGGCGTTCGGTTTCCTGAATGTTTTCTTCTGTGTCGTTGATAAAAACAGCAGGAAAAAAGAATTGTCCCACTTTTTGTCGTAATGCTTGAGCTGTCATTTTCATTATTATAAAGTCTTTTTCATACAGACGCTGTTATCCATCTTTTCATAAGGAGGATAATTTGGAATTATGCTGTAATTTAATTTTTGATATAAGTTAATAGCTTCCGGCTGATTTTTGCCAGTTTCGAGAATGGTGTAAGTGTAACCAACTTCTTTTGCCCAGATTTCTAATGCTGCTAAAACAGCAGATGCAATTCCTTTTTTTCTGTGATCAGGACGAACGTACATTCTTTTGATTTCTGTTGTTCCTGGTTCTTTTTCTCGAAAAGCGCCACAGCCAACAGGAATTCCGTTTTCGTAATAAACAATCGTATGTTTTATTTTATCGGTTTTATTAAACTGATTGTAAAACGCATGATCTTCTCCGTCTCTAATCGCTAAATCCTGATCTAATAAAACAACCAGATTTATAAAATCAATATCGTCTGAGTTTGTTCGTTTTAAGGTAATCATGATTTTGTGTAAAAAAGTAATTTTATTTCAATTTCGCTTTCTTTTGTTTAGCCAATTGTTTTTGGGTTTCAAGAGCTTTTTCCAATCTATTTTTAAAACGGAAAAGCTTTGGCAGTCCTTCAAGTCGGTCTTCAATGGTAATTTCTTCGTAAACGATAATGGCTTTTTCTAAAACTCGAATTTCATTTTCCAGATCATTTTGGTTTTTGTAGATTGTTGCTAATCGATCGTACGGGTGATTTCCTTTAAAACCTTCTGCAGCATTTTGTTCATACAACTCAATTGCTTTGTCAAGATCTCCGGTTTTTTCGAACTCAGCTCCTTTCAGATTGCGTTCGGCCTGCAAATTTTCATTGATTTCCATATATAAAAGTTTGATTTGGGATTAAACTTCTTCTGTTTTCTTCCCAAAATCTTTCGGGAAAATTAAAAAACGTGATAAAATAAGACCTGGAATTGTGGCAATGAAAACCCAAATAAAGAAGTTTTGATAGCCTAAATATTGTTGTATAAAACCGCTTAACATTCCTGGAAGCATCATTCCTAATGCCATAAAACCAGTTGCAATTGCATAGTGTGCGGTTTTTGATTCTCCTTCGGCAACATTAATCAAAAACATCATGAAAGCTGTAAATCCGAAACCGTAACCAAATTGCTCTACAATAACAACGGCATAAATATAGTAAATAGATGATGGGTGAAAAAATGCTAATAAAATAAATCCAATTATTGGTAAATGCATTGCTAAAAACATGGGAAGCATCCATTTCGTAAGACCTTGTTTTGAGATTGCGATTCCTCCCAGAATTCCTCCTAGGGTTAAAGCGCCAACGCCAAATGTTCCGTAAATTATTCCAACAGCTTCAGTATCCAATCCCATTCCGCCTAATTCTTTACCATCCAATAAAAATGGGCTTAGCATTTTAAGCAATTGTGATTCTCCCAATCTGAAAACCAAAATAAAAGCCAAGATCAATCCGATTTGTTTTTTCTTGAAGAAGCTGGTAAATACAGTTGCAAAGTTTTGATGGTTATGAGTTTCCTTATTTTGAGTTGTATTAATTTCGTTTTTTGGAGTAAAGATGAAATTATAAACTGTGATAAAAGTCATTAGTAAACCAACTGCAATCATAGTATAGGACCAAGCTTTTGTATTGTCACCGTATTTGTGCTCCAAATATCCAGCAAATAATACAACCAAACCATTTCCTGCGAGCATAGAAAGTCTGTAAAAAGTACTTCTGATTCCGATAAAAAACGATTGTTTGTCTTCTGGTAAAACTAATAGATAAAAGCCGTCGCTCGCAATATCGTTTGAGGCAGAAGCAAAAGCAGCTACCCAAAATATAGACAATGACATTATGAAAAAGCCGTTGAGCGGAATTATAAATCCGACTAATAAAAATGCGATTGAAATTAATAACTGCATTGCTAAAAACCATTTTCTTTTGGTTCCAACTAATTCAATTAGCGGACTCCAAAGTGGTTTTATTACCCAAGGAAGATATAATAAACTGGTGTAAACTCCAATGTCTTCATTTGAAATTCCCAGATTTTTGTACATAATTACCGAAACCGAAATAATTATGGCGTACGGTAATCCAGAAGCAAAATTAAGAAGCGGAATCCAAAACCACGGTTTATTATCTATTTTCATTTGGCTGAGCTGGTATATAGTTTTTAAATGGTTTTTTTAGATCTATTGCTGTTGGTGTACTTTCGTTAGCGTAATAATCAATAAAAGTGACTGCACATGCTTTGAAAAGATTTAGTTTTCCGGCAGCAATTGAGAAAGTAATTGTTCCATCAACTTCTTTTACAGTTACTTTTTCGACAATTTTTGTGGCGTCATTAATATCGATTTTCGAAACATGTTCGCCTCCATAAACTACCATGTAACGGACTTTGGTATTCAGCGGACTTTTGAAGGTAAAAGTATAACGAATACTGTCTTTATTGTATTCAATTGCTCTTGGTGTGTCAATAATTACATGTCGTAAATTAGGAACAGCAGCAGGAAGCGCTGGATATTTATATTGATTTTCTTCTAAATGACGAACAACATCAAAATTCTTATTGATGAACCATTTTGAACTAAAATAGGCACTTCCCGAAACATTTTTAAAACTTCTCGCAAAGTCAATCTGCGTTGGAATTTCGTTCATAAAATTCCAGTTTTTGTCTCCGTCAGCTCTAATTTTGTATGACGCATGTCCGATGTATACGGCAGTGTTATTAGAATTTTCTGCCCACCATTTTACTAATTTTGAATAAGATGCTCTCGGATTATTCATACTCCAATACAATTGAGGCAGGATGTAGTCGATCCATTTTTGATCCATCCACAAAAGCGGATCAGCGTATAAATCGTCGTAATTTGATGTTGATTGTGTCTCAGAGCCTCTAGGATCCTGCGATTTATTTCGCCAAACCCCAAACGGACTAATTCCGAACTGAACCCAAGGTTTGCTGGCTTTTATAGTAGTTGAAATGGTATGTACAAAGTTGCTCACATTTGCACGGCGCCAATCGGCAAGGCTTAAACCTGCGCCGTATTTTTTATAAGAAGCGGTGTCGTTAAAAACTTTTCCAGGAACGGCATACGGATAAAAATAATCATCAAAATGAATCGCGTCAATATCATATTTATCAACAACTTCTTTTACCACTTTAGTCAAATGATCTTGAACTTCAGGCAAAGCAGGATCATAGTAATATTTCCCGCCATATTCGATCATCCATTCTGGGTGTTTAAAAACATCATGTCCTGGACTTAAAAGATTTTTGTTTAAATCGAAAGTGGCGCGGTATGGATTTAACCAAGCGTGAAATTCAAATCCTCTTGCGTGCGCCTGCTCGATCATCCATGCTAATGCATCATAATAAGGGTTTGGAGCAAGACCTTCTTTTCCTGTTAAAAAACGAGACCACGGCGCCAGTTCTGAAGGATAAATAGCATCACCAACACTTCTAACCTGAACAATTACAGCATTGTAATTCAGTTTTTTGTAAGCCTCTAAAATTTCAAGATAATCAGCTTTTTCTTTTTCGACGTTATCTATACTTGCCTTTGGCCAATCGATATTTACAACGGTTGCGATCCATACACCTCTAAATTCATTTTTTGGGTGCATTGTGTTTTCCTGCGCTTGAGAAATCGTCGAAAAGAAAAATATAGATAGGATAGAGAATATTAAATACTGATTTTTATGCATTTCAATGTTTTTTAACAGAAACCAAAAATAGTTTTTTTAGGTGATATAAGAAATTTAAATTTTGCAATAATAATTACGGTTTTTCTTTAGAAATTAGACTTTAAAAATAATCTTCTTTTTATAAAAATACCACAATACGCAACTCCATAATAAGATGTAAATTATAGAATACGTTAAGGACGAAAGCATTTGATTCTCAAACAGCGGACTAATCCAAAAATTATAAGCATAATCTCTAACGTTTATTTGTTCGGAAATATTTTCTGGGTCTTGAATTTTAATCATCGTTAAGGCACGCGGTAAAATTCCAGAAACAAAAAACACAATCATCGGATTAACGCCCCAAGTCAGTAAAAAAGTCGTCCATTTTTTATAACCGCGAACATCTATTATGTAATAAATTAGTGAAAGCAATAATAAGGCCAAACCTGCAGTGAATAAAACATAAGAACTTGTCCAGATAGATTTGTTTATAGGAAAAGCCAATGACCAAAGCAAGCCGAGAAGAATTAATGCCAAGCTAATTCCAGCCATAATTTTGTTGATTTTTATTTTCGGCATAGGCTGCATTAAAAGCTGGCCGATTAATAAACCAATTAAACCGTTTCCAATTACTGGCAAAGTGCTTAATAAACCTTCTGGATCCCAAGTCTTGGTTTCGATATACATATGGTTTTCGAGTAAAACGCTGTCTAACCAAGAAGCTAAATTTGTTCCAACTTCTAAATTCGGATGTCCAACACCCGGAACTGGAAGCAGTGTCATTAAAGCCCAATATCCTAATAAAATTGAAGCACTCAAAATAATTTGAGTTTTGATATTTGTTTTTAAATAGATAAGAGAAACAAAAAAGTATACAATTCCAATTCGCTGTAAAACACCGAGTAATCTAATTTTGGCAAAATTTTCTTGTCCGCTGTAAGCCAGACCTATCAAAATCACAAAAATGATAACTGCAAGAATATTTTTTGTTTTAGGATTGAAATCGCCAATTAATGCATAACCAACTAAAAAAGTGAAAAATAAACGAATGCATAAAAGTGTAATTCCAGGCTGTAATCCCATGAAATGAATCGAATAGAAATAGCTTAAAAATAGTCCTAAACAAAAAATGCGTAAAGATCGCGTGATTACTTTAGTGATATTTTCAGCATTGTCTTTTTTAACTGGCATAGCCAAAGGAACTGCGATCCCCACAATAAAAATGAAAAACGGAAACACTAAATCTGCAAGGGTACAGCCATTCCATTTTGCGTGGTCTAAAATCGGGTAAACGTAACTCCAGCTTCCGGGATTGTTCACTAAAGTCATTAATAAAACAGTCAGTCCTCTTAAAACATCAACTGAAATTATGCGGTCTTTCATTTGTAGGTGGTTTTGCGGTTAGATTTGGTTGTTAGTATTTTTAATCGGGCATTGATATTTTTCCCATAGTTACTGATGGAATTTTTACAGAATTAAATTTGAAATCTCCTCCAGCAACCGTTTCGTTGGCTAAAATGGCAAACAAAATTGCTTCTTTTGCATCGCTGTTAATTCCTAAATCATTGCTTTTGAAGAAAGAACACGGCAATAATTCTTTTAACCACTGCACTAATAAAGGATTATTTGCACCTCCGCCTGACATATAAATTTTAAAATCCTCAATTTTATAAGAGCTATTTTTGACAGCAAATTGAATCGCTTCGGCAATAGTTTCGGCGCTAAATCTCGTTAAGGTTGCTAATAAATCTTCAATAGAAATAGCTTCATTGCCGCTCTTTTCCAGACTTTTATTGACATATTCGTACCCAAAAAGTTCCTGGCCAATTGTTTTTGGAAAATCTTTTTGGAAGAAATCATTGTCTTTTAAATGCTCCAAAAGCGATTGGTTTACAATTCCTTTTTTGGCTGTCTCCGCATCTTTATCATAACTTTTTTCTGGAAAATGACGCTTTACAAAAAGATCAATTAAAGTATTTCCTGGTCCTGTATCTGTTACAAAAGTGTCTTCTGTAATTATGGCAGCTGGTAAATAAGTGAAATTGGCAATACCGCCGATATTGAGCATAATTCTGTTTTCGCCTTCTTTTCCGAATAAAAAATAATCGCCATAAACGGCCAAAGGCGCGCCTTCGCCTCCTGCGGCAACGTGTTTCTGCCTAAAATCAGATAACGTAATAATTCCTGTTTTTACAGCAATATGATCGCCGTCGCCAATTTGTAAAGTAGCATTTGGAAACTTTTCCTGCTGATGTAAAAATTTAGGCGCATGCAAAACGGTTTGTCCGTGCGAAGCAATTAAATCAACTTCTGCAGCAGCAATATTCCATTTCTTTAAACTGGTATTAATCATCTCTGCATGAAGAATTCCGATCCATTCGTTGAGTAAAACCAAATGCTGAAAATCAATATTTTTTTGAGCAAAAACTTTACGAATTTCTGTTTTGATTTCATCTGAGTAATCAACCGTTTCAAATTCAATAAGTTTAACTTCTGTATCAACACCAGATCCCGAAATTTCACACAAGGCAATATCAAGTCCATCGAGAGAAGTTCCCGACATCAGCCCAATAATTCGTCTCGTTTCTTTTTGGGCAATTTGATAAAGTGCTTTAATATTTTTGTTCATAAAAGTTCATTTAAAATGCTGCTAAAGTTAAACAGTTGGAAGCATTAATTCTAACACATAGAAACATAGATTTTATTAACTTTATAAAAAGTCCTTTCGCTCAAAATAAAGCACACGGCTCTATGTGTTTAATAAAATCTAAGTTATTTTAGTATAGATTCATAAATTATTTTCTGAATATCTTCACGAATTTTTTCTTTGGCTAATTTATTTCCTTCTTCGCCAATTTCGGGATAAGTTCTGTTTGATAAAAACACATAAACCGTTTCATTTTCTGGATCAACCCAAGCCATATTTCCTGTAAAACCCGTGTGTCCAAAACTTGAAGCAGAAGCGCATTGACAAGTCGGGCCGTCTTTTCCTAATCTTTTATCAAAACCTAAACCTCTTTCTACGCCTTGAGCACAGTAAAAGCAGGTATTAAAAGTATCAAATGTTGCTTCAGAAAAATAACGCTCACCGCCGTAACTTCCTTTTTGGAGAAAAAGCTGCATCATTTTAGCCACGTCCATTGCATTCGAAAAAACTCCTGCGTGACCAGCAACACCGCCTTCCATTGCAGCCGCCATATCATGCACATAACCCTGAATAAGCTGATGTCTGAAATACGTATCAATTTCGGTTGGAGCAATTTCATTTTTATCAAATCGAAGCAACGGATTGTATGTTGTATAATTCATTCCGATAGAATTGAAAAAGTTCTTTTGGCTTAAATCTTCCAATTTTTGATGCGTTACTCTTTCTAGATATTCTTTTAAAATGATAAAAGTAAAATCACTGTATTTGTATTCTTTTTTAAGCGAAATAGGAGAGTCGGCGATAAATTTCATGATCGTGTCGTGGTAATCATTTCGAATAAAAAGACTGTCGGCTACTTTGGTCGTGAAATTTTTCTCTGGAATTTTTCTGTAATATTTCTCCAAAGGATAACTTTTCGAATCAATTGTCGATTTGTAAAATGGACTCCACGCAATAAGTCCCGCATAGTGATTTAAAAGATCTTTAAACGAAATATCTTTTTTGTTAGATTTCGCAAACAACGGCAGCATTGCACCCAATTTTGTTTCTAAGGTAACTTTGTTTTTATCATACAACTGCATTACATTTGGCAGTGTCGAAATCATTTTAGAAATCGAAGCAACATCATATAAATCGGTATTTGAAACTTTTACATCTTTATCATATGTGTGATATCCGTACGATTTCTGGAAAACAACATTTCCTTTCCTTGCCACCAAAACCTGCATTCCCGGTGCCATTTTGCCATCAATTGCTTTTTGGGCAATGGCATCAATTTTAGAAAGAATGACAGAACTCATTCCGAGATTTTCTGGCGTATCAAAACCTAAACGATCTATTTTCTCCGTATTAATTCCAGCATTAACTTTGAAATTTTCGTTGATAGAAACTGGCAGTTTTCCTTTTGCTTCTTTCGCTCCAAACAAAATTTCGGCAGAAACAATCTGAGAAATGTTTGAATTTTGGTACGAAACCACCAATCCTTCCATTTCATCAAAATTCTGGATTGGAAGTAATGTGTAAGGTTTTGCAAAAATGTCGAGAATAACTTTATTGTTTTCGGCGATTTTGTTTAGAAAAAACAACTCGTTTGAACTAAAATCTTGTTTTTCCCAAGCTTTATTCACTTTGTGATAACTCACAATTACTAAATCGTATTTTTTTAGTTCTTCGTTTAAAGCGTCGATATTGGTATTGGAAACTTCTGTGATATTGGTATACTTTTTTAAAGTCGTAATAAAATCGCTGTTTACATCTTCTCCCAATTTTACGTAAGCGATTTTTTGTTCCAGATCTTTAATTGGAAGAATGTCTTTTTCATTTTTTAAAACCGTAACGGCATTTTCATACAAAGTATATTGAAGTGCGTCTTTATCAGGGCTGTTCAAATCTTTTTGCAGATTATTCAAATCAATTGGTTTGTATTTATTTAAACCAGCTTTGAATTTATAATGCAGTATTTTTTTAACCGAATGTGCCAAACGCTCCTCTGTTATTTTTCCTTCAGAAAAAAAAGTTTTTAATTTTTCTAAAGCCGCTGGAACATCATCGGGACAAAGGAAAATATCATTTCCAGCTTCTAAAACAGCCAATTCCAGATCGCCGACACCTTTAAAATTACTCGCGCCTTTCATGCCTAAACCATCTGTAAAAATCAGACCTTCAAAGCCTAATTGTTTTTGAAGCAGTTCTGTAACCACATTATAAGATGCAGAAGAAGGAATATTTTCTTTCGGTTCTAAACTTGGAATATTAAGATGCGCGACCATAACCGAAGCCAGACCTTCATCAAAAAGCTGTTTGTACGGATACAATTCGACTTCATCCATATGTTCTTTGGTAAAAGAAACCGTAGGAAGTGCTTTATGAGAATCGACAGCCGTGTCGCCGTGACCCGGAAAATGTTTTCCTGTGGATAAAACACCTTGACTTTGAATACCTTTCATTAATGCAGTCGCGCGGTTGGCAACGTTTGTTTTGCTTTCGCCGAAAGAACGATTTCCGATAATAGGATTCAGCGGATTGGTATTGATATCTAAAACGGGAGCAAAATTGAAATGAATTCCCATTCTTTTGCATTCTATTCCCATATTACGGCCAACTTTTTCGATTAAATCCAAATCCTGAATGGCGCCCAAAGTCATGTTCCAAGGATAAGCGTAAGTCGAATCTAAACGCATGCTTAATCCCCATTCGGCATCAAGTCCTATGAACAAAGGAATTTTAGCTTTCGCCTGATATTCGTTAGTTAATTTCGCCTGACGAACTGGTCCGCCTTGAAAGAAAATAAGACCGCCGACTTTATAATTGGCAACTAAATCTTTTATTTTATTTACGTGAACAGAATCTTTATTTGAATAAGCCGAAACAAAAAACAACTGCCCTAATTTTTCGTCCAAAGTCATTTTGCTGTAAATGCTGTCTGTCCAGCGATTTTCGGCATCAGAATCTTGAAGGAAATGTTTTTTCTCGGCTTGAGTTTTGGGTATGTAAACCTCTTTATTTTCGGTAGAAACTGGCTTATTTGTTTCATCCGCAGTTTTACTTTTTTTAGAAACACCGCAATTGATGATAAAAAAAAGCATTATTGTAAACAAGCCTATTTTGATAATAGCATTTTTCATGAAATAGTTTTTGGGCAATTAAAAAGAGATTCTTTCTGAGGTGCGTTTACTGGTAAAATAAATTCCGATATAAGTGAATA contains:
- a CDS encoding GNAT family N-acetyltransferase — translated: MITLKRTNSDDIDFINLVVLLDQDLAIRDGEDHAFYNQFNKTDKIKHTIVYYENGIPVGCGAFREKEPGTTEIKRMYVRPDHRKKGIASAVLAALEIWAKEVGYTYTILETGKNQPEAINLYQKLNYSIIPNYPPYEKMDNSVCMKKTL
- a CDS encoding DUF5009 domain-containing protein — encoded protein: MKDRIISVDVLRGLTVLLMTLVNNPGSWSYVYPILDHAKWNGCTLADLVFPFFIFIVGIAVPLAMPVKKDNAENITKVITRSLRIFCLGLFLSYFYSIHFMGLQPGITLLCIRLFFTFLVGYALIGDFNPKTKNILAVIIFVILIGLAYSGQENFAKIRLLGVLQRIGIVYFFVSLIYLKTNIKTQIILSASILLGYWALMTLLPVPGVGHPNLEVGTNLASWLDSVLLENHMYIETKTWDPEGLLSTLPVIGNGLIGLLIGQLLMQPMPKIKINKIMAGISLALILLGLLWSLAFPINKSIWTSSYVLFTAGLALLLLSLIYYIIDVRGYKKWTTFLLTWGVNPMIVFFVSGILPRALTMIKIQDPENISEQINVRDYAYNFWISPLFENQMLSSLTYSIIYILLWSCVLWYFYKKKIIFKV
- a CDS encoding MFS transporter — its product is MKIDNKPWFWIPLLNFASGLPYAIIISVSVIMYKNLGISNEDIGVYTSLLYLPWVIKPLWSPLIELVGTKRKWFLAMQLLISIAFLLVGFIIPLNGFFIMSLSIFWVAAFASASNDIASDGFYLLVLPEDKQSFFIGIRSTFYRLSMLAGNGLVVLFAGYLEHKYGDNTKAWSYTMIAVGLLMTFITVYNFIFTPKNEINTTQNKETHNHQNFATVFTSFFKKKQIGLILAFILVFRLGESQLLKMLSPFLLDGKELGGMGLDTEAVGIIYGTFGVGALTLGGILGGIAISKQGLTKWMLPMFLAMHLPIIGFILLAFFHPSSIYYIYAVVIVEQFGYGFGFTAFMMFLINVAEGESKTAHYAIATGFMALGMMLPGMLSGFIQQYLGYQNFFIWVFIATIPGLILSRFLIFPKDFGKKTEEV
- a CDS encoding anhydro-N-acetylmuramic acid kinase gives rise to the protein MNKNIKALYQIAQKETRRIIGLMSGTSLDGLDIALCEISGSGVDTEVKLIEFETVDYSDEIKTEIRKVFAQKNIDFQHLVLLNEWIGILHAEMINTSLKKWNIAAAEVDLIASHGQTVLHAPKFLHQQEKFPNATLQIGDGDHIAVKTGIITLSDFRQKHVAAGGEGAPLAVYGDYFLFGKEGENRIMLNIGGIANFTYLPAAIITEDTFVTDTGPGNTLIDLFVKRHFPEKSYDKDAETAKKGIVNQSLLEHLKDNDFFQKDFPKTIGQELFGYEYVNKSLEKSGNEAISIEDLLATLTRFSAETIAEAIQFAVKNSSYKIEDFKIYMSGGGANNPLLVQWLKELLPCSFFKSNDLGINSDAKEAILFAILANETVAGGDFKFNSVKIPSVTMGKISMPD
- a CDS encoding glycoside hydrolase family 3 N-terminal domain-containing protein → MKMTAQALRQKVGQFFFPAVFINDTEENIQETERLIKEHNIGGLTFFHSRASAATNYESKKKVVFNDDSYKKIKALIVRYQKAASTPLLISIDAEWGLAMRIEKTPQYPYAITLGALPESKSNLVYEVGKQIGLDLKAAGIQYNLSPLADINDNPNNPVIGYRSFGENKEKVANFAVEYLKGMSEVGVLGCLKHFPGHGNTNVDSHLGLPVLKETLEELLENELYPFIKGIENNVDSIMIGHLAVPSLNDGKDTSATLSKAVIQDLLRDKLGYDGLVISDALNMHSVSKLYETKGHLEWEAFNAGNDVLCFAENVPEGIEEILKNASPERIEESFNRIMKAKEKAGILSENTFTADELNFESASKLNLEIAANSITKIIDNSNTELAFDAQKNNQLAKLSLYKNTENTFFKTLNSKLPSPEFAFENLEASDISSIKKELENFETIIISLFVPKAKPMNNFEIDDEVLALLSDLLQTKKSIVYVFGNPYVLPIIPNLKKASGLIQAYQDFNEFQKTAGNQFLENIPCNGTLPVNIDIQ
- a CDS encoding peroxiredoxin — protein: MSLVGKKFPSIAVDAISEMGDNLKINIFEEAVNNNKKVLLFWYPKDFTFVCPTELHAFQAALPEFEQRNTIVIGASCDTNEVHFAWLNTPKNNGGIEGVTYPILADTNRNLANILGILDIESTSYSEDTDSVIIEGSNVTYRATYLIDETGKIFHESVNDMPLGRNVNEYLRMVDAYTHIQTKGEVCPANWEAGKEAMSADRVSTAEYLSAN
- a CDS encoding family 10 glycosylhydrolase — encoded protein: MHKNQYLIFSILSIFFFSTISQAQENTMHPKNEFRGVWIATVVNIDWPKASIDNVEKEKADYLEILEAYKKLNYNAVIVQVRSVGDAIYPSELAPWSRFLTGKEGLAPNPYYDALAWMIEQAHARGFEFHAWLNPYRATFDLNKNLLSPGHDVFKHPEWMIEYGGKYYYDPALPEVQDHLTKVVKEVVDKYDIDAIHFDDYFYPYAVPGKVFNDTASYKKYGAGLSLADWRRANVSNFVHTISTTIKASKPWVQFGISPFGVWRNKSQDPRGSETQSTSNYDDLYADPLLWMDQKWIDYILPQLYWSMNNPRASYSKLVKWWAENSNNTAVYIGHASYKIRADGDKNWNFMNEIPTQIDFARSFKNVSGSAYFSSKWFINKNFDVVRHLEENQYKYPALPAAVPNLRHVIIDTPRAIEYNKDSIRYTFTFKSPLNTKVRYMVVYGGEHVSKIDINDATKIVEKVTVKEVDGTITFSIAAGKLNLFKACAVTFIDYYANESTPTAIDLKKPFKNYIPAQPNENR